The Prionailurus bengalensis isolate Pbe53 chromosome B1, Fcat_Pben_1.1_paternal_pri, whole genome shotgun sequence genomic interval acatgaaacattctccagaatagaccatatactgggacacaaatcagccctaagtaagtacaaaaagatcaagatcataccgtgcatattttcagaccacaatgctatgaaactcgaaatcaagcacaagaaaaaatgtggaaaggtaacaaatacttggagactaaagaacatcctactgaagaatgaatgggccaaccaagaagttaaacaggaaattaaaaagtatatggaagtcaatgaacatgacaacaccacaacccaaaacccctgggacgcagcaaaggtggtcataagaggaaagtatatagcaatctaggccttcctaaagaaggaagaaagatctcagatacacaacctaaccttatgccttaaggagctggaaaaagaacagcaaataaaacccaaaaccagcagaaggcaagaaataataaagattagatcagaaattaatgctatcgaaaccaaaaaaacagtagaacagattaatgaaaccagaagctggttctttgaaagaattaaaaaaaattgataaaccactagccagtctgatcaaaaagaaaaaggaaaagcccaaataaataaaatcaagaacaaaagagagatcacaaccaacgcagcagaaatcaaaacaataataagagaatagtatgaccagttatatgccaataaaatgggcaatctggaagaaatggacaaattcccagaaacatatgcactaccaaaactgaaacaggaagaaatagaaaatttgaacagacccaaaaccagtaaggaaactgaattagtaattaaaaatcttccaaaaaacaagagtccagggccagatggctttccaggggaattctatcaaacatttaagagttaacatctattctcttgaagctgttccaaaaaatagaaacggaaggaaaacttccaaactctttctctgaagccagcattacctcgattccaaaaccagacagacaccccactaaaaaggagaactatataccaatttccctgatgaacatggatgcaaaaatcctcaacaagatattagccaaccggctccaacaatacattaaaaaaattattcaccacaaccaagtgggatttatacctgggatacagggctggttcaatatctgcaaaacaattaacgtgattcatcacatcaataaaagaaaggacaataaccatatgatcctctcaatagatgcagagaaagcatttgacaaaataaagcatcctttcttgataaaaaccctcaacaaagtaggaatagaaagagcatacctcgagatcataaaagccatatatgaacgacccaacactaatatcatcctcaatggggaaaaactgagagctttcccctaaggttaggaacaagacagggatgtctactctcgccactgttattcaacatagtactagcctccaatcagacaacacaaagaaataaaaggcacccaaatcggccaggaggtcAAACATTCAaacttcgcagatgacatgatactctatatggaaaacccaaaggattccaccaaaaaactgctagaactgattcatgaattcatcaaagttgcaggatataaaatcaatgcacagaaatcggttgcattcctatacaccaacaatgaagcgacagaaagagaaatcaaggaatcgatccgaTTTACAgatgcatcaaaaaccataaaatacctgggaataaactaactaaagaggtaaaagatctacaCACTGAGaagtatagaaagaaagaaagaaagaaattgaagacacaaaacaatggaaaaagattccatattcctggataggaagaacaaatattgttaaaatgtcgataatacccaaagcaatccacacattcaatgcaatccctatcaaaataacaccagcattcttcacaaagctagaacaaacaatcctaaaatttctatggaaccagaaaagaccccgaatagccaaagcaatcttgaaaaacaaaaccaaagtaggaggcatcatgatcccagacttcaagctatactacaaagctgtaatcatcaagacagtatggtactggcacaagaacagatactcagatcaatggcacagaatcgagaacccagaaatggacccacaaacatatggccaactaatctttgacaaagcaggaaagaatatccaatggaatgaagacactctcttcagcaagtggtgctgggaaaactggacagcgacatgcagaagaatgaacctggacccctttcttgcaccatacacaaaaataaactcaaagtggttgaaagacctcaatgtaagacaggaagccatcaaaatcctcgagaagaaagcaggcaaaaacttctttgatcttggccgcagcaacttcttactcaacatgtctccagaggcaagggaaacaaaagcaaaaatgaactactgggacctcatcaaaataaaaagcttctgcacagcaaaggaaacaatcagcaaaactaaaaggcaaccaacagaatggtagaagatattttcaaatgacatatcagataaagggttagtattcaaaatctatagagaacttatcaaactcaacaccccaaaaaacaaataatccagtgaagaaatgggcaaaagacatgaatagacacttctccaaagaagacatccagatgaccaaccgtcacatgaaaaaatgctcaacatcactcatcatcagggaaatacaaatcaaaaccacatttagataccactttatacctgtcagaatggctaacattaacaactcaggcaacaacagatgttgacgaggatgcagagaaagaggatctcttttgcattgttggtgggaatgcaagccggtgcagccactctggaaaacagtatggacattcctcaaaaaacaaaaatagaactaccctacgacccagcaattgcactattaggcatttatccacgggatacaggtgtgctgtttcgaagggacacatgcacccccatgtttatagcagcactatcaacaatagccaaagtatggaaagagcccaaatgtccatcgatgtatgaatggataaagaagaggtggtatatatatgcaatggagtattacttggcaatcaaaaagaatgaaatcttgccatttgcaactatgtggatggaactggagggtattatgctaagtgaaattagtcaaagacaaaaatcatatgacttcactcatgtgaggactttaagagacgaaacagatgaacataaggtaagggagACAAAcgtaatataaaaatagggaggggagaaaacagaagagactcataaatacgaagaacaaactgagggttatgggagagattgtgggaggggggatgggctaaatgggtaacgggcattaaggaatctactcctgaaatcattgttgcactatatgctaactaatttggatgtaaattttaaaaaataaaacaagttaaaaaaaaaaaaaagaacagccatCAAATCATAAGAGGTTGACATAGCAGTCAGCCAAGACTTTAGGACATTAAATACATGTCTTTCTTTAATCAAACAAAACAGGGTTGCGttgctttttaaaaccaaattgtAAGGTGATCCAAAAGTAGAAAAAGCAGATCATTTGCATTAAGTGGCCAAAATTAGACAACTAAAAATTAGATCTCTTTGTGGACTAATTCATAAActgtatgaaatttttttttcaattttaaaataggttAGTATGTTTTGAAAGCTGCTATTTGGGTATAAccagtagaaacatttttcttataaataaatataatgtaattaaGAAAATGCAGTTGGTGGCTAAAAATACAATGTATTCATTAGTCCTTCCTATCTGTGGGGCATATGTTCCCAAAACTCCCAGTGAATgactgaaaccatggatagtaccaaaccctatgtATACTATGTTTTTTACTCTATATACATGCCTAAAACTGGGATCAATAACAATAAAACCAGCAtgaatttctttttgcttctttacaATTTCACAGATAGAAGATTCATTCTTACTATAGATCTCAGCAGCCTCAGCAtgtgattttttctttccctatttagTTGAGAATTTTCAACTATTCACTTCAGGGAAGCACTTTCTGGTGTTTCTTTGGCATCTCTGAATTGCCAGTATCACCACTCTTAAGGTTTGAGAccattattaagtaaaataagggCTACCTGACCACAAGCACTGCCATACTGTGACAGCTGATCTGATAACCCAGATTGCTAAGTGACTAATGGCTGGGTAGTGCATATACAGTGTGGATACATTGCATAAAGGGATGATTCTCATCCTAGACAGGACAGTGTGAGATTTCATCAGGATACTCAAAATTTCATGCAATTTAAAACTTATGAATTGTTTCTTTCTGGAACTTTCCATTTAATATATTTGGACAACAGTTGACTGCAGATAACTGAAACCACTGAAATCAAAACTGCATATAGGGGGTGGAGGGATTACTGTATTTCCCCCCGGACTGTGACTTACACTTTACTGGAGCTGTGAAAAAGCATGAGAAAACACCTGAACAAAAGCATGCAATGTGTAATCTATTTAGGTGGTGAGAAGAGAAAATCTGATACCATAGTAAACAATTCAGAACATAGCAAGGAAATggacttatatatatattaaataaaagaaagattattcTGTTATGGTCCTGAAGTTGAAAAGCAAATTTCAAACAGTGATTACAAACACCATTCTCAAATGCTAAGTTTCTATAGGGTGCATTACTAATGGACAAAGTTTCCAAAATTCTGTGGTTGAACTATATGttcctttcaaaagaaaatgtttatataagTGCTCTTGCTTGCTTAGTAttggaagaaggaaaatatttcctaACTGGACAAAAGAAAGCTAGGAGATATTTTAAAGACACctaaacagaaaagaagaggatACATAGCAGGTTTCAGAAAGTTCACAAACCACAATACTCAAATTCAATATTTTACATGGCTATGATTATATCTAAAATATCTGTACTTTACTTTCCCCCCATATTATAAACAGTTATACTTTATATCTGAACCTGTGATTCAGAATGACAGATTCACTTCTCAAATCAGGACACACTAAATGTATCTTTTTTGCAGGGGGCAGGGTAtagttttatgtgtgtttataaaaCTGCTTCAGGTAATTTATAGGTAAGGCACTGcagactatttaaaattttttttaaatgtttatttatttttttagagagagagagagggagagagcaagtgagtgcttgagcaggggagaggcagagaaatggagacacggaatctgaagcaggctccacactccaagctgtcagcacagagcccgacgcaggggggctcaaactcacaaactgtgagatcatgacctggccaacgttggacgcttaaatgactgagccacccaggcaccccacaaatatgCCTTTTGAATATAAAACTGGCATATTGTTGTCATATCAAATTAGTTGCTgctgttgattttaaaaatattttctgaatttatctAGGATGCCTAACACTGACACCAGCATATGTAGTTATGAAGACACTTACAGCCTTTTGTAAAAGTCAGCATTCATCTTACACCAGCTCTTTTCAGATAGAAAACatacttaataaatgaaaaaaaattagttaataaGCCACATTTAACTAGCACTAGTGACTGTTCAATGAAACAATACACAGTAGAAGTTAACTCCATTTAATTTACagcttattttataactgtattttattaaggtataattcatAATAGTAAAATCACGTATCTTAAATATACAGCTTGGGGAATGTTGACAAATATATGCAGCTATATAACTGTCAGCCAGATCAATATACAAATCATTTCAACTGCCCCCCTCTCAAATTTCCTCATGTTCCTTTTACAGCCAGTTTGAATCCCCTGACCTCACCCAGAGAAAACAGTCGTTCTGAGATCCATCACTACAGCTTAGTTTTGCCTATAATTGGCCATCATATAATTAGTTATACAGAATGTTCTGTCTGGTTTATTTTGCTCAATGTAATGCTTTAGAGATTCAGGTAAGGTTATTACATTTATCAGTAGTCCACTCTTTTTTataagtagtactccattgtctGACTAGATCACAGTTTGTATATCCATTCTCCTATAGATACAAACTTGATTGTTTATGTTTTGTGCCATGAATAAAACTGCCATAAACATTCATTTCTCTTCAGTATGTACCTAAGCATGAAACTACTGAAAAACAGAGTGTGTATTTAACTTTCgaaatttccagttttccaaagtgattgtaccatATATTATATTCCTATCCATAGTGTATGAAAGTTCCAGGCACTCCACATTCTCATTATTGCTCAGTCTTTTTTAGTGTTAGCCATTTAACCAGTGTGTATATTTTGTAACTTTAGTCATTTagtggtatcttgtggttttaatttgcatttccttgatgataagtgatgttgagagCGTTTCTATATATACTTATTggccttttgtatattttttctgtgaagTGTCTGTGACGGCTCCTTAACTGGCTTCTCCTTTTATTACAGGTTTGTaggagttttttatatattctgagtaagagtcttttgtcagatatgggtattttgaatattttattccaaTCTGTGTCTTGCTTCTTTACTTTCTTAGTGGAAGcttttgaggaacagaaagttttgattttgatgaagacCAATTTCTCTTTAAGTTAGTGCTTTGTGTGTCCtaattgaaaacaaatgtttctCTACTCCAGattatgaagattttctcctagaACCTTTTTCATTTCACCAGTCACatataagttaatttttatgtagattAAGTAGAGTCAAGGTtttgttttcatgcttttttcagttatcccaataccatttgttgaaaagatatcctttccctttttaaatacaTTGGCACCTTTGTTAAAAAATCAACTGACTGtatattgtttcctttctggtttctgTTACTTTGATATATTTGTCTAAATCTATGCCAATGTCACACTGTCTTCATTGTTGAAGTTtaatagtaagtcttgaagtcaagTCATGTAAGTCCTcaaactctgttctttttcaaaattgtttggctatttgaggtcctTCACATTTccacataaaattttaatgtttgtcaATTTAGACCCCAAAAAAGCCTTCTGGGATTTTTAActgggattgtattaaatctatgGATCAACTTGGGGAAACAAATTAGGCAGCTTCTTTTCTCCTGTATAAACAAGTCAATAGGTAGGCAGTCCAGATATGGTATGTTACTCTACTGCATTGTTTATAATCCAGGCTCCTCTGTCCTGCTGCTCAGCTCTCCCTGGATTGTCTCCTCATTGATACAATACAGCTAGTGTGTTACCTCAGGTTCCAATTATGCAattcaggaaaaaggaaaggggagggcaAAGGACAAAAAGTGTATGACAGCTGAATCTTTCATCTTCAAGTCATCTTTCCTTAAATCCCCACCTAATACTGTGTACTTATATCACATTAACCTGAGATGCTTTATCATGCCATTTCTGTCTTCAAAGGAatctggaaaaatgtttttgagcAATGCCCCTAAAAATTCAAGTTCTGTcagtaaaaaagaagagaataaagtaTATTGTTGTGTATTCTGTACAATAAAAATTCTTCTGCAAGGCTACTAACCTCTGAGTTAAGAATGCTAGTGGAGAAACAGGTTTAGTGGAGAAGTTCACAGATGATCTGCTAGATGGCTTCAAACTCTGAGCTATATTATAGcacaaaattggaaaattctaGACCAGGAATGTTTAATGctcacaaaataaagcaaaaacattttcaCATCTGGTTTAACAGCATACATAAGTAAGTGTCATCTGTTTGTAAACAAAAGTAGAATCAGTTGCCCAAATTCAAGGCTACTTCATTCCATTTCCTTCTACAGACTAAAAATAGCCTCCAAGACAGGAAAAACAGCTGGttaaatacatatgtatcttAATGATGCCTTAACAAACGTGGATCTCCTTCTCAACTGAAATAGGTCATTGTTTTCAACCCACTTGAAGAATGCAGAAGATTCTGAGTAAAGAATTATTGTACATTACATGGAATTAAAACATGTGCAAATAAGATGTTCCAGTCTCAGGCTGACTGAAGTTTAGGGAAGTGGGAAGAGAAATAATGATTTTGGCTGACAGAGTTGGAGATATTTGGGTTGAGGGTGGTAAGGCAGACAGTAGAACTCATTGACATGGTTGCTTCTGGACTTAATGACTCTGAGGAACATTTTAACTTACTAGATAAACTCATCTACAAACCTTCAATTTTCTTGTTAACTCATATACAACTTGCCACAGAGACACTGTATTTTCACTGACTTCTATGAAAATATTTGCTGTTGAAATGTGCTGGTGGTACCATGATTAAAAGAGATTATACTTATTATTGGTTTACCTtaaaagatacagagaagaaatgaTTGATATGATCATCTACTATACTCCTATACATCAGATTTCTCCATAAGCCACAGCTCTGATTCTGGTTGTTTCCATTCTTCTCCAAGCAGTGTGTTAAAATTGAAAGGCTTAAAGTATTCCAGACAATggctaaacagaaagaaaaagaaggtgggAACTGAAATGAATTATGCATTTGTGAAACAGCTGTCCTCAAGGGCTATTTGTCACATTTGTGACAGAAcaacattctattttaaaaaataccaaaggtAAGATGTTTTCTATGTGTAcaactttctcattctttctatGAAACATTCAGCTCTGAAATTCACATCTCAAAGCACTCTCAATTCTGCAAAAGCTCCCTCATGGCTGAggggagaaataaaaatcaacccTCAAAACCTGACTCATTCCATCTAGCCTTAACAAATATTATACTCTTACAGATATTTTTACATTCAAAGTGTTATATACTTTATATGCCACATagataattgtttttaaagcttcAGCTCAATAGATTATAGAGAATAGACGATTTTGTCAAAGCAAGGGCAGTTAATGTAAAAGAGATTTAATCCTAGTTCTCTCCTTTCTGGGAAAACCATTTAAACTATTGTGGCTTAATGAGGAGAGAAAGGCTTCACTAACAAGTTACAGTGGATCTCAGCTGTGTAGGAAATCACTCTGCCCTGGCTCCACCTTGGCCAATAGTATAATCATACTTTAATCTAGGGTAAAACTCCAATAACTTGTAAACGAGGAGCCTGAATACAGGAAGGCATTAGCTAGCTGGCGAAGAACCAGAGAAACAAGCCATCTTGATATGAGGGCCCTGAGTGAGTTGCATCTGGATTCCTGTCCCATTCTGCCCCCCTGGCCAGGCTGAACCTGGTTTAGAGTCACATGGTCAATGTAGGAAACTTCcaattacaaaatgaataaatcacggGGATAAAAAGTGCAGCCTTGGGAATCTAGTCAATATAGCCTAGTGAATATACTGTAATAGCATTTGTTGTATGGAGACTGATGGCAGCTACACTTATGAGTGTAGCATAATGTACAGACTtatcgaatcactatgttgtacacctgaaactaatgtaacagtgtgtctcaactatacttcaattttttaaattttaaaaattaaaaaaaaaaagaggttagggaAACAGTGAAGGATAAGATAAAGGGTCAGGACTGGGACAAAtgcaaagggaaaagggaaaagtgtGTCAGGCAGAATAAAGGCAATTGGCTAGAAAAGATAAAGGTGAAGTGAGTAAAGAGCGTGACAGGAAGGTGAAAGCTAAAGGGAGAGGAATGGCAGTATAGCACTTTCTAAAGGTAAAAAGGCAGGAAAGTCAGTCTACCATGGTACAAAGCCCACCAGGATATCTATTAGGCTATTCTAAACATGCAATCACACCAGACTATCTTGGCCACACTAGGTATGcccagagagatacagagtagGAATCTCACTTTGCCCCAGGACAGCATGTGCCTTTCCTTCCTAAGGGAGCAGTGTTTACAGCAGTCCATGAAGCATTTATGAAGCTGGGCAGGAATCATATTCTCCTTACGTGACAGGTTCAGGTGCAAAGAGGTAAGactcaaaatgagaaaatgtaggCAATACCTTAGCTTACATGCCTGCTGCCCCACAGGAGCCAAAATCTCTTGTAATAATAACTTCATAGGCATAGTTTCTTACATCCCCACAGGGAATGAGACTGTTTAGGGGAAATCCCAAAGTCATGCCACCCCTATCAGGTATTCATAGTTTATTTGTAATTCCTCTCAGATCAGAATCAATTTACCAATTAAGGGTCATTACTATGACAAGCAATGTTGCCTAAAAATATATCTGACATTTTTATCATCATGAGGTTACCAGGGGAAGAGAGCTAGAGAGTTGACTGAAGATCACATTCTtaaacagcaagggaaaagatTTATTAACCCCTCACTCACATCAGGAAACATAGATGCCTCTGGCCATTTAGCTCTGAAAGGGATCATAAATGAATTTGCAACCATATTTTTATACTAGCCATTGCAATATTCACTAAGCAACATTTTTCTCATGCCGCTATGGAAATGTAAGTGCTCTACTGACAGCAGTAAGAGAGACAATGTCTGCCCAAAGTCAGTCTGTCAAGTATTTACTGGGGACCGTCACTGGACATAAGACTCTACTAGGTATTTGTACATGTGTCTTCTTGGAATGAAAAATGTTACTACTGTTCTACCACAAATGAGATTCCAAAAAACTCAAAATTGGAAcgtatcttcatttattttctacttacaAATCAGGTTTTTGTCCTTGTTGCAGTTCATGCTGAGGTACAGGGTAAAGAGCTTCataatttcttttatcttttgacCCATGAATTGCAAATGAATTGAATTTTGTCACCTTTGGTGGAAAATAACTCCAAGGAAGATAAGCTTTGCCTTCCCATTTTGTCTCTTCTCTGGACACTCTGAATGATAGAGCAAGCTCCTGCTATAGAAACATGTGAAACACAAAAGGTAAatttagatgtttttaaaaaaaaattttttttaatgtttattcttgagacagagacagagcatgaacaggggaggaggagagagagagggagacacagaatccgaaacaggctccaggctctgtgctgtcagcacagagcccgacacggggctcaaacccacgaactgtgagatcatgacctgagccgaagtcggacacccaaccgactgagccaaccaggcgccccagtaaatttAGATTTATActtgaaacattttatataagACACACACACCTCTCTACATACCTTATGGATTAAAGGATTttgtctaatatttttatttacttactttccaTACATTTCTTCTTCCAGAGAGTAAAAGCACCAAATGTTGTCCGTGACtgtcaaaattaaaattcctCATGAGTGtttgaaagaaacaaatgttattttctttactttccttcATACCTGCAGTGTGTGTGCTTATattaaatttccaaataattaaaaGGTGCAATATGAATATTGGATAATTACAGGGAGAACTAGTGTGTTCAGTTACTTAGAAATGTGATTTTCAAGCTTACCATTTTTCAGACCATTGCAGTCAAATGCAGAAAGCTACATGTGTCAGATGAGGCAAAGTATGAAAAAGGGATTGTGGGGGGGTGGATACCACAGTATCTGATGGCATAATAAAACCCATCTTGAAAACTAAAACACCATAAAGGAAGTTTGCACAAATATCTACGACTGAATCCAACAACTTTACTAAAGgttatttctgttaaaaaaaaaaaagaaaaaaaaaaaagaaaaggaaaaagaaaaagaaaaaaaaagactgatgctCATCAGGAAggtaagaaataaaagcatagatTGTCTAACACAAGTCAAGAGGCTGaagattttaatttgtatctcttctttcaCACAACTCTCCACCATCCGTCTGCCTGttgtgttttcctgttttttttaatttgtaccaTTAGCTCAGACACTGATGttacattttcaaagataaaatatatccTCAGAAGGAATTCTATTAAGAGATCATAACTGGGATGAGCCAGGTCAGTAAGAATTAAAGGATTTCAAGTAGTTACATGAAACAAATTTACTGTCTCTGGAAAACACTAAACATTTCTCCTCAGATGGTCTGTTGTAAGCTTTTCAGGAAGGATTTCCTTCAATAAATAATTCTAACAGAAgtattattttcacttaaaatttctctgtttatttgtattattatacaACCTTAAGAATATCCTAAGAGGAATAAAAAGTccttgcaaattaaaacaacaatattcTTCATGTTgctttcttcttcatgttgctttCCTAGAGGCTAATTAACTGTCATAGGAGTTGATAGCCTGAAGCAAAACCATGATTCTTGATTATTAACTGTCCTGGAATATGTGAAACTAAACTactctaaggattttttttaacttttagaattattaattatatacataatagttactatataatttaaagacaaaagagaatCTAATTATCCTATTCATATACTACTAAATCATTTTATGAAAAGACACTGATAGTATCATCTAATGAACttaaaactaagaataaaactTTAGAATTCTAGGATACCCAAGTTCTTAACTGCTTTCTAAACAAGTTGCAAGCCTATTTGCCTTAGCTTTCTCTCCTGTATGATGAAAATAATCACACAACAGTTGAAGTTTTATTTCCTCATATGACAGTTTAATCGTATTTTCAACAAAAGATTCTGGCATGTTAGTTAAAAggtacacacaaaaatatatgatTGTTCTCAAAAATATAATTGTGAACATCTATGTTTTCCACATCAGAATTAGCAAGATATCaaaataagggaaaagaaaaaaaatatctaaaatttcatttaaatcaaCTGTTTGGGACTCTGCCCATCCTACAAAGGGACAGAGGCTACTGGATTTAGATACTAAGAGGTATTTGTCAGTTccacatctgacttcggctcgggtcatgatcacatagctcatggatttgagccccgcactgggctctgtgctcatagttcagagcctggagcctgcttcagattctgtgtctcctctctctctgccccgcccttgCTTGCCATctatctcttgaaaataaacattaaaaaaaatttttttttaaattaaggtcatttaaaatgaataatggcaatataaagaaatatttctttactaAGTATTTTACTAATTTAAATTCTGTCATAATTTAGATGAAAGGTAGccataaatttacttttttgcaTATATAGGAAAAACTGCCAACTAGGTAATAAAAAGGGTTCCCAAAGGACTGGTTAAATTTAAACAACAGTccaaggttaatttttttaataagtctttaaaaaagctatgtgtgatttaatttttatccCTGGCATTGAACACAAAGTGACGTAGTATACACTCAATAGCTGAATgatgaataaaagaaggaatacataattatgtaatacataaaattcaaatttaatccAGTCATTTAAAAGATTCCCAAAAAGAAACTGGTTCAATTAATTATATCTATATCTCCTTATATTTCTGAATAGCTAATATA includes:
- the CB1H4orf33 gene encoding UPF0462 protein C4orf33 homolog; the encoded protein is MDFKIEYTWDGFPVKHEPVFVRLNPGDGGVVMEVSAPFFNDPPAPLGEPGKPFNELWDYEVVEAFFLNDITEQYLEVELCPHGQHLVLLLSGRRNVWKQELALSFRVSREETKWEGKAYLPWSYFPPKVTKFNSFAIHGSKDKRNYEALYPVPQHELQQGQKPDFHCLEYFKPFNFNTLLGEEWKQPESELWLMEKSDV